GGAGGTGCGATATGGAAGAAAAATATCGAAATATTGATATAAAAAATGAAAAAGTTTTAAGTATAATAAATGCATCATTTGAAGTTTTTGCAAAAAACGATATAGAGAAGGCATCTACAAATATGATAGTAAAGCAAGCAGGAGTTTCTAGAGGCTTGTTATATCACTATTTTAAAGACAAGGATGAGCTATTTGATTTTCTTGTATATTATTCTGTGAGAATAATGGTTGAAAATATTGAAACAAAATTAGATTGGAAAGATACTGATTTTTTGAGAAGGATACAAGAGGGAATTATATTAAAATGCGAGATTATAGACATGTATCCTTATATAATAGAATTTTTAGAGAAGTATTCATATAGAGTTCCGAGAGAAGATTTAAAAAAAGAAGTAGAAACTAGTTCTCCAGGACTTATGGA
This genomic window from Tissierellales bacterium contains:
- a CDS encoding TetR/AcrR family transcriptional regulator — encoded protein: RCDMEEKYRNIDIKNEKVLSIINASFEVFAKNDIEKASTNMIVKQAGVSRGLLYHYFKDKDELFDFLVYYSVRIMVENIETKLDWKDTDFLRRIQEGIILKCEIIDMYPYIIEFLEKYSYRVPREDLKKEVETSSPGLMDRWYNQNLDFSSVKDGVDIDMMKKTIKSTFSELVRDRWNIKKTKGIEFKIEEVRSEFAKYDTFFRNQFYE